In the Besnoitia besnoiti strain Bb-Ger1 chromosome XII, whole genome shotgun sequence genome, one interval contains:
- a CDS encoding putative suppressor of kinetochore protein 1 (encoded by transcript BESB_022380) — MSREKSSDVRKVTLVSQEGDEFDVDIEVASMSALIKTMVEEDSDCQESIPLPNVETCILKKIIEYCEHHYNNLPEEIPKPLKSSNLAEVVSEWDYQFINENSDQKILFALILAANYLNIKPLLDLSVAKVATMIKSKTPEEIRRIFNIVNDFTPEEEAQVREENKWCEDA; from the exons ATGTCGAGAGAGAAATCCAGCGACGTGCGAAAGGTGACGCTCGTCTCCCAGGAGGGCGATGAGTTCGACGTGGATATCGAAGTCGCCTCCATGAGCGCGCTCATCAAGACCATGGTTGAGGAAG ATAGCGATTGCCAAGAGAGCATTCCCCTGCCCAACGTCGAGACATGCATTTTGAAGAAAATCATTGAGTACTGCGAGCACCACTACAACAACCTTCCGGAGGAAATTCCCAAGCCGCTCAAGTCCTCGAATCTCGCCGAA GTCGTTAGCGAGTGGGACTACCAGTTCATTAACGAAAACAGCGATCAGAAGATTTTGTTTGCGCTCATTCTCGCAGCGAACTACCTCAACATCAAGCCGCTCCTGGACTTGAGTGTGGCGAAAGTCGCAACCATGATCAAATCGAAGACGCCAGAAGAAATCCGTAGAATCTTCAACATCGTCAACGATTTCACTCCCGAGGAAGAGGCACAG GTGCGCGAAGAGAACAAGTGGTGCGAGGACGCGTAA
- a CDS encoding hypothetical protein (encoded by transcript BESB_022390), with protein MQPDGFPGAARGGFEGDAEGAKAKAEAQEAMRQQMEEQKRIMLRALLTPEAQERLHRIQLVKADKAREVEALILQSAQRGRIADKVDEATLIELLQQTSAAAAAKNQPKITMRRRFSDDDDDF; from the exons ATGCAGCCCGACGGAttccccggcgccgcccgcggcggcttcgagggcgacgcggag GGCGCCAAGGCAAAAGCAGAAGCTCAGGAGGCGATGAGGCA GCAAATGGAGGAGCAGAAGCGAATCATGCTACGAGCTCTCTTGACGCCTGAGGCACAGGAACGCT TGCATCGCATTCAACTGGTTAAGGCAGATAAGGCACGCGAAGTCGAGGCTCTCATTCTGCAG AGTGCCCAGCGGGGAAGGATCGCGGACAAAGTGGACGAGGCGACACTGatcgagctgctgcagcagaccagcgcggcggctgcagcgaagaATCAGCCTAAGATCACG ATGAGGAGGCGCttcagcgacgacgacgatgaTTTCTGA
- a CDS encoding rhoptry kinase family protein ROP22 (incomplete catalytic triad) (encoded by transcript BESB_022400) yields the protein MPSLPRQRRRSLLRRTPAVSLFFIFLCAKTTFFFVAKCDIAEAASVDALQISSDRSAPNISRQKYDSLETAGRLLVERRSFASENSLKYWNERRVEDGDDEPEDRIVEVEQSIVEGHEGAAAVDTSDLQDVARILATTERPKVVENAHVFKEKRFALFSAGLRSSSASPNANTFRSVAPHRVARYEFRAGGIKEPHGGSRDATAKLLDVESRTIMSLEGIELRSAARGLFTTKVSAVVKQDKAGSPAQAPLANAPGRHQARDRASSYQMIDGFVAEVDKVYEEELEHRLAWELRIWRYLPSHRAEHLAAHEHILIPGAVLEHAGPPGVSSRLHGAGRKEAAGVRGHDEKWTDLLSEKVFNVFIWYPAGYRDTLESSMMHSDQVTEPWFSSTPLHVLESISTQMILAVANLNSYGLVHTHLRSASFVFTPEGKVLLSDLNRVVKQGEFMDCAADRELALNDLTASPEERVCVHEHGYKGRDAKQKEDIVGPLEAQPTVDAWRLAVLLYQLWCMESMYARTSYHEFVARHDLLRLPDTESNIAHLRQNRFPLGACRKDMPASLQRIVRQMLVPDPAKRVTAAESVKTSSFFHETKRKQLLNRKRTPQQRAHQN from the coding sequence ATGCCTTCGCTCCCCCGCcagagacggcgcagccTGCTCCGGCGGACTCCCGCAGTGTCGCTGTTTTTTATTTTCCTTTGCGCAAAGACGACGTTCTTCTTTGTCGCGAAATGCGACAtcgccgaggccgcctcaGTCGATGCACTCCAGATCTCTTCAGACAGATCCGCGCCGAATATCTCACGGCAAAAATACGATAGCCTGGAGACTGCAGGCCGTTTGCTGGTTGAGAGGCGTTCTTTCGCCTCAGAAAACTCCCTAAAGTACTGGAATGAACGGAGAGttgaggacggcgacgatgAGCCAGAAGACAGGATCGTGGAAGTGGAGCAGTCGATCGTCGAGGGGCAtgaaggcgctgccgccgtagACACCTCAGACCTGCAAGACGTCGCACGCATTCTAGCGACCACAGAGCGACCGAAAGTCGTTGAGAATGCTCACGTGTTCAAGGAAAAACGATTCGCACTTTTTAGCGCGGGGCTGCGCTCGTCATCAGCCTCCCCAAACGCAAACACATTCCgctccgtcgcgcctcaCCGTGTGGCCCGATACGAGTTTCGCGCTGGCGGCATCAAGGAACCCcacggcggctcgcgcgatGCGACGGCGAAGCTACTCGACGTTGAATCCAGAACAATCATGAGCCTGGAAGGAATTGAATTGAGGTCTGCCGCCCGAGGGTTGTTCACTACCAAAGTGTCTGCAGTAGTGAAGCAAGATAAAGCCGGGTCTCCTGCTCAGGCGCCTCTTGCAAATGCGCCGGGAAGACATCAGGCACGCGACCGGGCCTCATCCTACCAGATGATTGATGGATTCGTTGCGGAAGTTGACAAAGTGTACGAGGAGGAACTGGAGCATCGCCTTGCGTGGGAGCTGAGGATATGGCGCTATCTCCCCTCGCACCGCGCGGAACACCTGGCGGCGCATGAGCACATTCTCATTCCTGGCGCGGTTCTGGAGCACGCGGGCCCTCCTGGGGTCTCGTCTCGCTTGCATGGAGCCGGCCGGAAAGAAGCCGCTGGGGTGCGCGGCCACGACGAGAAATGGACGGATCTGCTGTCAGAAAAGGTCTTTAATGTGTTCATCTGGTATCCCGCGGGCTACCGCGACACGCTGGAGTCGTCCATGATGCACTCAGACCAAGTCACAGAGCCGTGGTTCAGTTCAACGCCCCTGCACGTTCTAGAGTCGATTAGCACACAGATGATTCTCGCTGTTGCCAACCTGAACAGCTACGGCCTCGTTCACACCCATCTTCGCTCCGCCAGTTTCGTTTTCACGCCGGAAGGCAAGGTTTTGCTGTCCGATCTCAATCGCGTAGTGAAACAAGGTGAGTTCATGGACTGCGCGGCGGACAGAGAGCTTGCGCTGAACGACTTGACAGCTTCTCCAGAGGAACGCGTGTGCGTCCACGAACACGGATACAAGGGAAGGGACGCGAAACAGAAAGAGGACATCGTGGGGCCGCTAGAGGCGCAGCCGACAGTTGACGCCTGGAGGCTCGCAGTCCTTCTGTACCAGCTATGGTGTATGGAGAGCATGTACGCACGGACGTCGTACCACGAATTTGTCGCGCGACACGACTTGCTCCGCCTCCCAGACACAGAGTCGAATATCGCGCACCTCAGACAAAACAGATTtcctctcggcgcctgccgaaAAGACATGCCGGCTTCTCTTCAGCGCATCGTTCGCCAGATGCTCGTGCCAGATCCTGCGAAACGGGTCACTGCGGCCGAGTCTGTGAAAACCAGTTCCTTCTTTCACGAAACCAAAAGAAAGCAGCTCCTCAACAGAAAGCGCACaccgcagcagagggcgcaTCAAAACTAG
- a CDS encoding putative phosphatidylinositol synthase (encoded by transcript BESB_022410), with protein MASTEDAGRRGVAPAPRRRFERAADENAEQPAHSAASLSPAQRQARERRVFLYIPNIIGYVRLALLVAAAWAWQKAFGFLFVVFYIVSQGLDAVDGAVARRLGQVSVFGACLDQVVDRLSTCLLYILNAVAYPAWAPAFFFALLLDVGGHWVHFFAAAVAGAKSHKQLEDADVNQVLAIYYSSRPVMFAAILGFDGFFLSILLLASPLLEFSSFVFLQKALVAVAYTSAPLMAFKTLTNLLQGVYGAQRLVACGLAAES; from the exons ATGGCATCGACTGAAGACGCAGGGCGtcgaggcgtcgcgcccgcgccgcggcggagatttgaacgcgccgcagacgaaaaCGCCGAGCAGCCTGCGCACTCGGCTGCGTCTTTGTCTCCAGCGCaaaggcaggcgcgcgagcgccgagttTTCCTCTACATCCCTAACATCATTG GGTacgtgcgcctcgcccttctggtcgcggcggcctgggCGTGGCAGAAAGCTttcggcttcctcttcgtcgtcttctacATCGTCTCCCAGGGACTCGACGCCGTGGACGGAGCTGTGGCTCGGCGCCTCGGTCAAG TCTccgtcttcggcgcctgcctcgacCAGGTCGTTGATCGCCTCTCCACGTGTTTGCTATACATTCTCAACGCGGTCGCGTATCCCGCATGGGCGCCAG cgttttttttcgcgctgcttctcgacGTGGGCGGCCACTGGGTTCACTTCTTTGCGGCGGCGGTTGCGGGCGCGAAGTCCCACAAGCAGCTCGAGGACGCGGATGTGAATCAAGTGTTGGCGATCTACTATAGCTCGCGGC CGGTGATGTTTGCGGCGATCCTCGGCTTCGAcggtttttttctctccattCTTCTGCTGGCGTCGCCCCTGCTCGAGTTCTCGTCTTTCGTTTTCCTCCAGAAAGCGC TTGTTGCCGTTGCGTACACCTCGGCGCCTCTCATGGCCTTCAAGACG CTGACGAACTTGCTTCAGGGCGTCtacggcgcgcagcgcctagTGGCCTGCGGCTTGGCTGCCGAGTCTTAG
- a CDS encoding hypothetical protein (encoded by transcript BESB_022420) has protein sequence MGRATRDATVGSAGLSVQASLPGRKLQAAGHVEKKRKQLMEERETEQLFGSGASRQGDMLKHPFLSLQKARLYRSSLFRLQLDRLAKAARGEAPARLLAGGAQPQRSREEAGESDEEEGASGQAERRKGKKRKLQKKAVGSAWRVDESEETQAIAAFLMYLRTMLNAAPARDVSFDRKRKEKGRREAPLLPLLAPESPALQHGGEVAGFRFEAPTDVKVVGGFPLGLMSSFDKNIEVAVEMPAHMFQPKDYLNYRYLTKRSAYVEQMYRHVCASLAGHFPSLSSAGAAPRADAVAEAARAFRQLAPLALPRAALQLCGGEPAKPLLVVRFASPLGGGGGQSGGSPTKAAFADLRAWTVKILFVPPPALFKVHMLAPQRNCVRAPTTCLAAAAGEIEEGAPTPYYNGLVLEDLRLHARHATLHRCCADFGEAFRDAVQLLKLWANRRGRGLLALPPARDSLANAVAATGLDESTLALLCAHACASNRDVAAASPQHLFVLTLAFLAHADFLNCYYVFGNSRAFPRAGVRAQSDGAAPAARAASAPKGKAEAIGRLALAPGLVADALLFDGEDCVHNLLWRVQLHVAELQQLAQGSLQAVETLEDPFDALFGVVRTAAASRGPTAAEAAAGAIDSGLLLENDVHLFIPHAPSAAATRAALRPEASIPLHDYAPAAVRATAASESGELPQGAMPASSASERDALRALDEGAKWESPSLQLLAASLARVLLRALGDRVQGMQIRFTLPTFRALAARKLGKTADDAENEAEEAFGNVPLAWREGLQEAALEGGLTPGVFVSLRLNAATAARTLDRGPAAAAAGTVSEAVESFKAFWGAEKVELRRFQDAQILYTVLWRGDQRAHVSTKSAGASGAFFSRTAALQPAAGGRAPPHIEIISYALRRHFASLLHLRGAGACAEGGEGEGKEGSGGDGGDCADTPRRVPCWIQSSPCDAAGAVSPKERDAHRRLVQAFSELRNTICSLSSVPLTVKQARATSPALRYLDIPLALASLEGPADQDGGQVHPVVIEFESSSGWPEDPQAIQKIKTAFLLAMRSELLADYSITSSATEDFLDVEVSSFRFRISIFHPAEVAAAGAVYGDPTSDPLSRHLKTLPERLVAVSERTASSLRAEEEAGSAGVSAASADISPERQGDAKKVAEILALVAADDDDGSVGGKQPLDALGLALLSGRESEAKMLMAAEIQKLRHLRQLWWEPQIAGVLQACAMRFPPFGGSVLLIWRWLGDVQVPGLLRVAEHIAAALFVDYLRQGFAAPPQSPQVAFLRFLHLVANFEWRSRPFRVCFDGSAPLNAEQERLSDASFDRFRLYPTIHSVFDPHGFLIPTPEAAIFDRFVHSARSALFRVAGTQTRPAATADAWREIFTPDLRSFDFILSLADPLKAGAAASGKSAASRRRYANAGAFHETDSAMSLCGLETHACRRRYVFLRLLAQLRETYSDALVLAYNPLAATLAAGGMPAFLAVKIRPGSLCLRRAQPAALLPSCGLQTLKAQQPRRGGRLASQDEADESSEGSKARPGKETLDSDSFGLTVNPVLLMGSLMSTAHGFVEAVHLSS, from the exons ATggggcgagcgacgcgcgatGCGACCGTCGGCTCCGCGGGCTTGTCAGTgcaggcctcgctgcctggGAGGAAGCTGCAGGCTGCAGGGCACgtggagaagaagcgcaagCAGTTGATGGAGGAGCGAGAAACCGAGCAGCTCTTCGGctccggcgcgtctcgccagGGCGACATGCTGAAGCACCCCTTCCTTTCTCTGCAGAAAGCGCGGCTCTATCGGTCTTCCCTcttccgcctgcagctcgacAGGCTCGCGAaagccgctcgcggcgaggcccctgcgcgcctcctcgccggcggcgcgcagccgcagagaagcaggGAAGAGGCGGGAGAAAgtgacgaagaggagggcgccagcggccaggcggagcggcggaaagggaagaaaaggaaactTCAGAAGAAGGCCGTCGGATCGGCGTGGCGCGTTGATGAGTctgaggagacgcaggcgatcGCAGCCTTCCTCATGTACCTCCGCACGATGCTgaacgcggcgcccgcgcgcgacgtcTCCTTCGacaggaagaggaaggaaaaaggacgacgcgaggctcctctgctgcctctgcttgCTCCTgagtcgcctgcgctccAGCACGGCGGAGAAGTCGCGGGTTTCCGCTTCGAGGCGCCGACTGACGTGAAGGTCGTTGGAGGCTTCCCTCTTGGATTGATGAGCAGTTTCGATAAAAACATCGAGGTTGCTGTAGAGATGCCTGCTCACATGTTTCAGCCTAAAGACTACCTCAACTACAG atACCTCACGAAGAGGAGTGCCTACGTGGAGCAGATGTACCGCCACGTGTGCGCGAGTCTGGCAGGGCACTTtccttcgctttcctccgcaggtgctgcgccgcgcgccgacgcggtaGCGgaagccgctcgcgccttccggcagctggcgccgctcgcgctgccgcgggcggcgctgcagctctgcggCGGGGAGCCCGCGAAGCCGCTCCTTGTTGtccgcttcgcgtcgccgctcgggggcggcggcggccagtCTGGGGGGTCGCCGACGAAGGCAGCCTTCGCAGACTTGCGCGCGTGGACGGTGAAGATCCTCTTCgtcccgccgcctgcgctcttCAAGGTCCACatgctcgcgccgcagcggaactgcgtgcgcgcgcccACCACCTgtctcgcggccgcagcaggcgagattgaggaaggcgcgccgacgccctaCTACAACGGCCTCGTGCTGGAGGAcctgcggctgcatgcgcggcacGCGACGCTGcatcgctgctgcgcggactTCGGAGAGGCTTTCCGCGACGCTGTGCAGCTTCTGAAGCTCTGGGCGAaccgccgaggccgcggcctcttggcgctgccgcctgcgcgcgacagcctcgcgaacgccgtcgcggcgacag GGCTGGACGAGTCTACGCTGGCGCTGTTGTGTGCCCACGCCTGCGCGAGCAACCGCGAcgtggcggcggcttcgccgcagcaccTTTTCGTTTTGACGCTTGCGTTCCTGGCGCATGCGGACTTTTTGAACTGTTACTATGTCTTCGGcaactcgcgcgccttcccgcGGGCGGGtgtgcgcgcgcagagcgacggcgcggctcctgccgctcgcgcggcgtcggcgcccaagggcaaggcggaggcgattgggcgcctggcgctcgccCCGGGGCTggtcgcggacgcgctgctgTTTGACGGCGAGGATTGCGTCCACAACTTGCTGTGGAGAGTGCAACTCCAcgtcgcggagctgcagcagctcgctcAGGGCAGCCTGCAGGCTGTGGAGACTCTCGAAGATCCGTTTGAcgcgctcttcggcgtcgtccgcaccgccgccgcctcccgcgggccgacggccgccgaggcagcggccggTGCCATCGACTCCGGGCTGCTTCTTGAGAACGACGTCCATCTCTTCATCCCTCatgcgccgtcggcggccgcgacgcgcgcagccctGCGCCCCGAGGCCTCCATTCCGCTCCACGACTACGCTCCCGCCGCGGtccgcgcgaccgccgcctccgaGAGCGGAGAGCTGCCGCAGGGAGCGAtgccggcctcctccgcttctgaGCGCGACGCCCTCCGCGCACTCGACGAAGGCGCCAAGTGGGAGTCGCCGTCGTtgcagctgctcgcggcgtcgctcgcccgcgtgctgcttcgcgcgcttgGCGACCGCGTGCAAGGCATGCAGATTCGATTCACCCTGCCTACCTTCCGtgctctcgctgcgcggaaACTCGGCAAAACGGCAGACGATGCTGAGaacgaggccgaagaggcctTCGGCAACGTGCCGCTGGCGTGGCGCGAGGGCCTCCAAG AGGCCGCGTTGGAGGGTGGGCTCACTCCCGGCGTGTTCGTTTCGCTGCGGCTGaacgccgcgacggccgcgcggacGCTCGACAGAGgcccggcagctgcggctgcgggcaCTGTCAGCGAAGCCGTGGAGAGCTTCAA GGCTTTTTGGGGCGCCGAGAAAGTCGAACTTCGGCGTTTCCAAGACGCGCAGATTCTCTACACGGTTTTGTGGCGCGGCGACCAGAGGGCACACGTTTCCACCAAGagtgcaggcgcctccggcgcgttCTTCTCGCGCACAGCGGCCCTTCAgccggccgcaggcggccgcgcgccgccgcataTCGAGATCATCAGCTACGCCCTCCGCCGGCACTTTGCTAGtctgctgcatctgcgcggcgcgggcgcatgcgcagagggGGGCGAAGGGGAGGGCAAAGAAGGCTCTGGAGGAGACGGTGGCGACTGCGCGgacacgccgcgccgcgtgcccTGTTGGATTCAGAGCTcgccctgcgacgccgcgggcgcagtcTCCCCGAAGGAACGCGACGCCCACCGGCGCCTCGTGCAA GCCTTCTCCGAGCTGCGCAACACGATCTGCTCTCTCAGCAGCGTGCCGCTGACCGTgaagcaggcgcgggcgacaaGTCCTGCGCTGCGCTACCTCGACATCCCGCTGGCGCTTGCTTCGCTGGAAGGCCCGGCAGATCAAG ACGGGGGGCAGGTGCACCCAGTCGTCATCGAGTTCGAGAGCTCCTCGGGCTGGCCCGAGGACCCGCAAGCGATTCAAAAAATCAAAacggccttcctcctcgccatGCG GTCGGAGCTCCTGGCGGATTACAGCATCACGAGTTCGGCTACGGAGGACTTTCTGGACGTCGAAGTCTCGTCTTTTCGGTTCCGCATTTCCATTTTCCACCCTGCGGAAGTggctgcagccggcgcggtGTACGGCGACCCGACGAGCGACCCGCTGTCTCGACACCTGAAGACGCTGCCTGAGCGTCTGGTGGCGGTGTCAGAGCGCACGGCCTCTTCTTtgagagcggaagaagaagctggcTCCGCAGgagtctctgcggcctccgcagatATCTCTCCTGAGAGGCAAGGAGATGCCAAGAAGGTCGCTGAGATCCTCGCGCTcgtggcggcggacgacgacgacggcagtGTGGGCGGGAAGCAGCCGCTGGACGCCCTTGGGCTGGCGCTTCTTTcggggagagaaagcgaagccAAGATGCTGATGGCAGCCGAAATCCAGAAACTGCGGCATCTGCGCCAACTCTGGTGGGAGCCGCAGATCGCCGGCGTCTTGCAGGCCTGCGCGATGCGCTTCCCGCCCTTCGGAG ggTCTGTTCTGCTCATTTGGCGCTGGCTCGGAGATGTGCAGGTGCCTGGgttgctgcgcgtcgcggagcacatcgcggcggcgcttttCGTCGACTACCTGCGCCagggcttcgcggcgccgccacagTCGCCGCAAGTCGCGTTTTTGAG GTTTCTGCACCTAGTTGCGAATTTCGAGTGGCGTTCGAGGCCGTTCCGCGTGTGCTTCGACGGCAGCGCTCCGCTGAACGCCGAGCAAGAGCGGCTGTCGGACGCGTCGTTTGATCG GTTTCGTCTGTACCCGACGATTCACAGCGTGTTCGACCCTCACGGCTTCCTCATTCcgacgccggaggccgcgatCTTTGACCGCTTCGTGCACAGTGCGAG GTCTGCGCTTTTCCGCGTCGCGGGGACCCAGACTCGGCCGGCGGCTACGGCGGATGCCTGGCGCGAAATTTTCACGCCCGACCTGCGTTCGTTTGACTTcatcctctcgctcgccgacCCGCtgaaggcgggcgcggcggcgtcaggCAAgagcgcagcctcgcggcggcggtaCGCGAACGCGGGCGCCTTCCACGAAACGGATTCAGCCATGTCTTTGTGCGGCCTCGAGACTCACGCCTGCAGACGACGATACGTgtttctgcgcctgctggcgcagctcCGAGAGACCTACTCGGATGCGCTCGTTCTCGCGTACAATCCGCTCGCAGCcacgctggcggcgggcggaaTGCCTGCCTTCCTGGCTGTGAAAATCCGACCGGGGTCGCTGTgcttgcgccgcgcgcagcctgcagcaCTACTGCCGTCGTGCGGCCTCCAGACTCtcaaggcgcagcagccgcgcagagggggccgcctcgcgtcgcaAGATGAGGCCGACGAGTCCAGCGAAGGCAGCAAGGCACGCCCAGGCAAAGAGACGCTAGACAGCGATTCCTTCGGGTTGACTGTCAACCCCGTGCTGCTGATGGGTTCCCTCATGTCCACAGCGCACGGGTTCGTCGAGGCGGTGCATCTGTCCTCGTGA